One segment of Ricinus communis isolate WT05 ecotype wild-type chromosome 8, ASM1957865v1, whole genome shotgun sequence DNA contains the following:
- the LOC8271899 gene encoding protein ADP-ribosyltransferase PARP3, which translates to MKKVHETRSQTHGPAADEGKVMTRKQKAENKGHEGEQSPKKAKNENDSSHANEKTKTDISKEFEEFSRAIREHLSVSQMREILEMNDQDSSGSDGAVITKCQDLLLLGPLGKCPLCDCTLEFDGKRYSCNGFYSEWSSCTFKTRSPPRKEEPLKFPDSVLKSPIADLLKKHQDPKNRPRQELGAPGKPFAGMIISLSGRLSRTHQYWKKTIEKYGGKVSNSVIGVTCLVVSPAERERGGSSKLSEAMERNIPVAREEWMLDSIEKQEPLPLEAYDVVSDLAVEGKGIPWDKQETSEEALESISAELKLYGKRGVHKDSKLQERDGEIFEKDGILYNCAFSLCDMGREINDYCILQLINVPESNLHLYYKKGRVGDDPGADERLEEWEDVDNAVKEFVKIFEEITGNEFEPWEREKKFEKKRLKFYPIDMDDGVEVRQGGLGLRQLGAAAAHSKLEPQLAYFMKILCSQEIYRYALMEMGLDPPELPMGMLSDLHLKRCEEVLLQFVEAVKSMKGTGQKAEAVWSDYSQRWFTLMHSTRPLILRDYDELADNVAAAFETVRDINVASRLIGDMSGSTLDDPLSDRYKKLGCSISPVGKETDDYKMIVNYLERTYEPIRVGDIDYGVSVENIFAVESSAHPSLDEIKKLPNKVLLWCGTRSSNLLRHLQKGFLPAACSLPVPGYMFGKAIVCSDAAAEAARYGFTAVDRPEGFLILAVASLGDEVTEVSSTPEDTKSFEEKKIGVKGLGRKKTDESEHFMWRDDIKVPCGRLMPSENKDGPLEYNEYAVYDPKQTSIRFLVGIKYEEKDAVMDTAEP; encoded by the exons ATGAAG AAGGTCCATGAAACAAGGTCTCAAACACATGGACCAGCGGCTGATGAAGGCAAAGTAATGACAAGAAAGCAGAAGGCAGAGAACAAGGGACACGAAGGAGAACAGTCTCCAAAGAAGGCCAAGAACGAAAATGATTCCAGTCATGCTAATGAGAAAACTAAGACTGACATTTCTAAAGAGTTTGAGGAGTTCTCTAGAGCAATAAGAGAGCATCTCTCTGTTTCTCAAATGCGAGAAATACTAGAGATGAATGATCAAGATTCTTCCGGCTCTGATGGGGCTGTTATCACCAAATG CCAAGATTTATTGTTGCTTGGGCCACTTGGGAAATGTCCATTGTGTGACTGCACTTTGGAATTTGATGGCAAAAGGTATTCTTGCAACGGGTTTTACAGTGAGTGGTCTAGTTGCACTTTCAAGACAAGAAGTCCACCAAGAAAAGAGGAGCCACTCAAATTCCCTGATTCTGTTCTCAAGTCCCCCATTGCAGAT TTGCTGAAGAAGCATCAAGACCCTAAAAACCGGCCTCGTCAAGAGTTAGGTGCACCAGGCAAGCCCTTTGCAGGGATGATTATTTCTTTGTCAGGCCGTCTTTCGCGAACTCAT CAATATTGGAAAAAGACTATTGAAAAATATGGGGGAAAGGTCTCCAATTCGGTTATTG GTGTGACTTGCCTTGTTGTTTCACCGGCTGAGCGCGAAAGAGGCGGTTCTTCCAAGCTCTCTGAAGCAAT GGAAAGGAACATACCTGTGGCTAGAGAAGAATGGATGCTTGACAGCATTGAGAAGCAAGAACCTCTGCCTCTAGAAGCTTATGATGTAGTCTCTGATCTTGCTGTGGAGGGTAAAGGAATTCCATGGGATAAACAAGAAACTAGTGAAGAAGCTCTTGAGTCAATTTCAGCTGaa CTCAAACTATATGGAAAAAGGGGTGTCCATAAGGATAGTAAACTGCAGGAACGAGATGGAGAGATATTTGAGAAAGATGGGATATTGTACAACTGTGCCTTCTCCCTTTGCGACATGGGACGAGAAATAAATGA CTATTGTATCCTGCAACTGATCAATGTGCCAGAGAGTAACCTGCACCTGTACTACAAGAAAGGGAGAGTCGGCGATGATCCTGGCGCCGATGAAAGACTTGAAGAGTGGGAAGATGTTGATAATGCTGTGAAGGAGTTTGTTAAGATCTTTGAGGAAATTACTGGAAATGAGTTTGAGCCATGGGAAAGAGAGAAGAAGTTTGAAAAGAAGAGATTAAAATTCTATCCTATCGACATG GATGACGGAGTTGAGGTGAGACAAGGAGGGCTTGGTTTAAGGCAGCTAGGAGCTGCGGCAGCTCATTCTAAACTTGAGCCGCAGCTTGCATATTTTATGAAGATTCTGTGCAGTCAGGAGATTTATAG GTATGCCTTGATGGAGATGGGTTTGGACCCTCCTGAACTGCCAATGGGGATGCTCTCGGATCTTCACTTAAAAAGAT GTGAGGAGGTCCTACTTCAGTTTGTAGAAGCAGTGAAATCCATGAAAGGGACAGGGCAAAAGGCAGAGGCTGTTTGGTCAGATTACAGCCAAAGATGGTTTACGCTTATGCATTCTACTCGGCCTTTGATCCTAAGAGACTATGATGAACTTGCAGATAAT GTTGCTGCAGCATTTGAGACTGTTCGCGACATAAATGTAGCCTCACGTCTTATAGGAGACATGTCAGGCTCAACTCTTGATGACCCATTATCAGACCGGTACAAGAAATTAGGATGCTCAATTTCTCCAGTGGGCAAAGAAACTGACGACTACAAAATGATTGTGAATTACCTGGAAAGAACCTATGAACCAATCAGAGTTGGAGACATT GATTATGGAGTATCAGTTGAAAACATCTTTGCTGTCGAATCAAGTGCTCATCCTTCTTTGGATGAGATAAAGAAGTTACCAAACAAAGTCCTTTTGTGGTGTG GTACGCGAAGCTCGAACTTGTTAAGGCATTTGCAAAAAGGGTTCTTGCCAGCTGCTTGTTCTCTTCCTGTGCCTGGTTATATG TTTGGCAAGGCAATTGTTTGTTCTGATGCTGCTGCGGAAGCTGCTAGGTATGGTTTTACTGCTGTAGATAGGCCAGAAGGATTCTTGATTCTGGCTGTTGCTTCTCTTGGAGATGAAGTCACTGAGGTCTCGAGCACCCCAGAG GACACGAAATCCTTCGAGGAGAAGAAGATTGGAGTCAAGGGATTGGGGAGAAAGAAAACAGATGAATCAGAACACTTCATGTGGAGAGATGATATCAAGGTCCCTTGCGGCCGCTTGATGCCATCAGAGAATAAAGATGGCCCCCTGGAATACAATGAGTACGCCGTCTATGATCCAAAACAG ACAAGCATAAGGTTCCTAGTGGGAATCAAGTATGAGGAGAAGGATGCGGTGATGGACACTGCAGAGCCGTGA